The genomic segment CAGCGCTCCAGATTGCCGCTGTTGCGGTTGATGAAATCCGGCGAGGTGAAGGTCGGCCCCCGGGTGTTGTTCTGGATGTGGTCGAGGCCGTACATCAGGTCGGCGAACACCTGGCCGCTGTCGCTGAAATGCCAGGTGCCACGGGTGTAGCCGTCGTAGTTTTCCTTTTGCGTCTGGATCGTCCAGTAGTCGTTGTAGACCTGATCGGTGCGGCAACGACCGCTGCTGTTGGTGAGTTTGTTATCGAACACGCCCTTATAGGCGCTGCATCCCGGGCCCAGGTAATTGCCGCTGCTCAGGTCACGCCGATAACCGACATCCGCCAGAGGACTGCTCTGCATGAAGCCGCGATCATCCGCCCAGATAGGGTCGCGGCGGGTCAGTTCCAGGCCGAACAGGCCGTCAAAATCGCCCCAGGTGCCGCCGCCGCTGAGTTGCAGCCGCTGATTTTCACCGCCACCGCGCTCGCTTGTACCGCCCTTCAGGTTGACGTCGATGCCGTTCATTTTGTTCTTGAGGATGATGTTGACCACCCCGGCAATCGCGTCGGAACCGTAGACCGCCGACGCACCGCTGCTGAGAATTTCGATGCGATCGATGATCGCCGAGGGGATGTTTGCCAGGTTGGTGAAGTTGACCTTGCCGTCGTACGGCGTCGGGTAATCCGCGACGCGCCGGCCATTGATCAACACCAGCGTGTGGTTAGGGCCAAGGCCGCGCAGGTTGAGGGCGCTGGCGGCGGGCTGCCAGGTGTTGCCATAGTCTTCGCCCTGGGTCATGCCGGTGTTCTGGGTCTGGGTCGCCAGCGCGTCGTAGACGTTTTTGTAGCCTCGGGCTTCCATTTCTTCATGGGTGATGACGTTGACCGGCGTGGCGCCGTCGGTTTGTGATCGGGCGATGCGCGAGCCGGTGACGGTAACTTTTTCCATGCGGTAATCGGCGCTGCTGGCAGGGGCCGCCGCTGCGCTGACTTTGGCTGCAACAGGGGCCTGGTGCACCGTCAGGCCCTGCTCGCTGTGATCGACTTGCAGGCCACTGCCCTGAAGGGCTTTTTCCACCGCTTGCTGGCTGCCCAACGCGCCCCGGATCGCCGCGCTGCGTTTGCCCTGCACCAGGTTCTGGCTGAAGGAAATCGGTACGCCGGTTTGCCGCGAGATGTCCAGCAGCACCTCGTCCAGCGGGCCGTTGGCGATGTCGAAGGTGAACACCGGGGACGCGGCGTCGGCGGCCAGCGTCAGCGCCGGGCACAGGCCGATCACCAGTGCGGCGGCCAGGGTCAGTCGGGGTAATTGTTGTTTGAATGAGAACATCGAAGGGTTTCCCTGTTGAAGGCATCTGCAGGGAATGAGCAGTGGGACGAAGGTTTTTATAGGGCGCTGATTAGGCCAAGAAGTTATGGTTTTATAACCGGGTGCGCCGTCAATGCTTCCACAGTGGTTTTGTGTTTGGCGGCGGTGTTTAGCGCGCCTCGATACCGACCCAATACGCGCTGTGGTAAATCACCTGTATCGGCAACGAATGCGCCAGCAACTGTAAGGTGCGGTCACTGTCGTCCAGCGGATAAATGCCACTCAAACGCAAATCCGCGACATCCGGGCTCAGCCGAATGATGCCTCGTCGATAACCGCGCAAACTGTCGATGACCTCGCTCAATGGCCGATCACGGACTTCTAGCCGGCCTTGGGTCCAAGCACTTTCATGACCCTGGGTGCGTTCCAGGGCAAGGATGTTGCTTTCGTCGAACAGCAGGCTCTCGCCCGCCTCCACCACTTGCCGTGCACCGCCGCGTGTCACCACTTCGACCTGGGAATGCACCATCACCAGCCGCGTCGAGTCCTCGCCACGCTGCACCAGAAATCGGGTGCCCAGGGCGCGCATTCGACCGTGCTCGGTCTCCACCACAAAGGGGCGCGTCGGGTCTTTGGCCACGTCCACTAGCAATTCGCCGTCGCGCAATTCCAGCAATCGCTGACGTGCATCGAAGCGGTTGATCACCCGGCTGCGGGCATTGAGGGTCAGCGCACTGCCATCCTCCAGCGTGAAATCCCGACGCTCGCCAGTGCCGGTGTACAGCTCGCCACTTTCAGGCCACACGCCATAACGGCGCCCCAACAAACCCGCCACCACCGCCAGCCCCAGCACACTCAAACTGCCACTGACAAAACGCCGGCGACTCGACGGCGCATTCAGGCTGTGCAGCAGGCTTTGGCTGGGCAGGCCGCGCAAGGCGTTGCTGCGCAACACGTTCAAGCCGCCACTCATCTGTTCGATCACTTGCCGGTGCCTGGGGTCCGCCGCCTGCCACGCTTCGAATGCCGCACGCTCCTGCGCGCTGACATCGCCCGATTGCAATAGCGCCATCCACTGCGCGGCTTCGTCGACCACCGTCTCATCCGGCCGAGGCAGGCTCATGGCAGGGCCACCGCCTGATAGCAACGTTTGAAGGCATCGGCCATGTATTGCTGCACACGACTGGTCGATACCCCGAGGCGTTCGCCGATTTCGCTGTACGTCAGGCCGTCGAGCTGATGATAGAGAAAGGCTGCCTTGGCCTTGGCCGACAAGCCATTGAGCAGCCGGTCCACCGCCAGCAGCGCCTCGATCACCAACGCACGATCCTCCGGGGACGGATGCACCAGCGCCGGTGCCAGGGCCAGGCTCTCCAGGTAAGCGCGCTCCAGATCCTGCCGCCGCCAACCTTCGTACACCAGACGCCGGGCGATGGTGGTGAGCAAGGCCCGGGGTTCGCGAATGGCCAGCGGATCGGGCAATGCGAGCACCCGCAAAAACGTTTCCGAGGCAATGTCTTGCGCACTGTGGGGGCAACCCAGCGTGCGGCTGACGGAGCTGCACAGCCAGTGATAGTCCTTTTGGAACATCTGCCCGATCAGTTGGTAATGCGGGTTCTGATTCGCACCCATGCCTTGCTCCCTCATGAAGCAGGTCCGACCTGCTTCGACTCTCTGTCGTTCTGCCGGGATCTGCGGCATCTGATTAACCCGACTCTCTACATTTCACCTGTAGGAGCTGCGGCGAGGACTTTGCTACAAGGTTGGATACAATTGAAGTAATAAAAAAATAGTATCTGCTAACTATCAGGAATAAGCGGGAACCGTGCGGGCTGACACAAGCGTTGATCTCGATCAGTGGTCTACCACCGCGCTATCTCTACTATCGCGCTTCCATCGCAAGCCAGGGACGGCTCATCGGGAGCCTCAGGCCAAAACGTTCAAGGAAGACCCCCATCATGCGTTCACTGAAAATCATTGTGCTGGCATCGGCGTTCAACGGCCTGACCCAACGAGCCTGGCTGGAATTGTGTCAAGCCGGACACGCTCCCAGCGTGGTGCTGTTCACCAACGAAGACGCCGTGTGCGAGCAGATCGAACACAGCGGCGCCGACCTGGTGATCTGCCCGTTCCTCAAGGACCGCGTGCCGCAGCAATTGTGGAGCAACCGCCAGCGCCCGGTGGTGATCATCCATCCGGGCATCGTCGGCGACCGTGGCGCCAGCGCCCTCGACTGGGCAGTCACCAACGAGTTGGAGCGCTGGGGCGTCACCGCGCTGCAAGCCGTCGAAGAAATGGACGCCGGTCCGGTCTGGGCCACCTGCGAATTCAACCTGCCACAAGGCCTGCGCAAATCCGAGCTGTACAACGGCCGGGTGAGCGATGCGGCGATGCGTTGCATTCGCGAAGTGGTGGAAAAATTCATCGCAGGTGCAGCGCCGGTGCCGCTGGACTACAACCTGCCCACGGTGCGGGGGCGCTTGCAGCCCAACATGACCCAGGCCGACCGCACCTTCAGCTGGCACGATTGCGCCCGCTTCATCAAACGCTGCATCGACGCCGCCGACGGCCAGCCCGGCGTGCTGGCAAGTCTGGCCGGGGGTCAGTACTACGTGTATGACGCGCATCTGGATACGCGCAGCGGCATGCCGGGGCAGATTCTGGCGGTGCACGATGATGCGGTGCTGGTGGCTGTTGGTGATCGCAGTCTGTGGATCGGCTCGTTGCGGCGCAAACCACTGCCTGGCGAAGAAACCTTCAAGCGCCCGGCGCGCCATGTGCTGGGCGATCAACTGCGCGAAGTGCCGGTGCTCGACTGGTCAATCGCCTCACAGCCGTTCAACGTCGAGGCGTATCAACCGATCCGCTATCGCGAGTCCGGACTGGTCGGCGAACTGACCTTCGAATTCTACAACGGCGCCATGAGCACCGAGCAGTGCCAGCGGCTGGTGCAGGCGCTGCAATGGGCCAAGGCGCGGGACACACAGGTGCTGCTGATCAAGGGCGGACGCGGCAGTTTTTCCAACGGCGTGCACCTCAATGTGATTCAGGCGGCCGCCGTTCCAGGGCTTGAAGCCTGGGCCAATATCCAGGCCATCGACGACGTCTGCCAGGAACTGCTTGAGGCTCGGCAACTGGTGGTTTGCGGCCTGACCGGCAGCGCCGGGGCCGGTGGCGTGATGCTGGGGCTGGCCGCCGACATTGTCTTGGCCCGCGAGGGCATCGTGCTCAATCCGCACTACAGGACCATGGGTCTGTACGGCTCCGAATACTGGACCTACAGCCTGCCCCGTGCAGTGGGTCAGGCGATGGCGGAAAAACTCACCGAAGACTGCCTGCCCGTCAGCACCCGCCAGGCGTTGCACATGGGCATGGTCCAGGAGATCGGGCCGCGCTGCCCGGACGAGTTCAGTCTGTGGTTGTTGCAGCGGGCCAATGGTGTGCTGAGTGATCCGGCCTATGCGGCGGTGCGCGAACGCAAGCTGCTGCGGGATGATCAGTTGATGCAGCACTGCCGCAATGCGGAGTTGCAAGCGATGGAACAGGACATGGTCCACAACCGCAAACAGTTCGCCGAGAAGTGCCGCAATTTCGTGTTCAAGCGCAAGGCATGCGGGACGCCACAGCGGCTGGTGGCGGATTGGGCGCGGGTTCAAGAGGTTGATCTGGCGGTCTGATTTGCGGTGCTGCTGAGGGCCCCTTCGCGGGCAAGCCCGCTCCCACAGGGGATTTGCTGGGAACATAGCTTTTGTGAACGGCAACATTCAAATGTGGGAGCGAGCCTGCTCGCGAAAGCGATCTGTCTGAAATATCAAGGGTGAATGGGCCGCCGTCTTCGCGGGCAAGCCCGCTCCCACAGGGGATTTGCTGGGAACACAGCTTTTGTGAACGGCAACATTCAAATGTGGGAGCGAGCCTGCTCGCGAAAGCGATCTGTCTGAAATATCAAGGGTGAATGGGCCGCCGTCTTCGCGGGCAAGCCAGCTCCCACAGGGGATTTGCTGTGAACACAGCTTTTGTGAACGGCGCAAATCCAGTGTGGGAGCGGGCTTGCCCGCGAAGAACGATAACGCGGTATCAGGGTTGTAATAACAACGCCACCAGCGCCGTCCACCCGGTCTGGTGACTGGCCCCCAACCCGCGCCCGGTCTCGCCGTGAAAGTACTCATGGAACAACACCAGATCGCGGCTGTACGGATCGGCCTGTAACTGCGGGTACGCCGCCATCGACGGTCGATTACCCTCTTCATCACGCAGAAACAGCCGGGTCAGCCGCTGGCCCAGACTGTCCGCCACCTCTTCCAGCGACGCCAGAAATCCTGACCCCGTCGGGTACTCCACAGAGAAATTCTGATCGTAGTAACGATGAAACTCGCGCAGCGCCTCGATCAGCATGTAATTGATCGGCATCCACACCGGCCCGCGCCAGTTGGAATTGCCACCGTACAGCCGCGACTCCGAGTCCCCCGGCTCGTAATGCGCGCAGAGCAGGCTGCCGTTGATCTGCATGCCGAAGGGTTGCTCGGCAAAGGCTTTGGACAACGAGCGAATACCGAATGGCGAGAGAAATTCGCTCTCGTCGAGCATGCGTTCGAGCAGGTTCTTGGTCCGTTCACCGCGCAACAGCGCCAGCAGCATGCGGTTGCCCTCCCCGGGTTCGGTCCAGCGTGACACCAGCGCTGCCAGATCAGGCCGGTGCGCCATGAAACCGAGCAGCCGTTCACGCAATCCGGGCAGGCCCTCGTGTTCGTGTTGCTCCAGCACCTGCACGGCGAACAACGGCATCAAGCCGACAATCGAACGCAGCCGCAGTGGCTCGTTGACGCCGTCGGGGCGGTGCAGCACGTCGTAGAAAAACTGATCCTTTTCGTCCCACAGCCCTTCGGCGTCGGAGTCGATTTTGTTGATCGCCCCGGCTATGTACAGAAAGTGTTCGAAAAACTTCACCGCAATGTCCACGTACACCGCATTACGCTTGGCCAGTTCCAGGGCGATGCGCATCAGGTCCAGCGCATAGGCCGCCACCCACGCCGTGCCGTCCGCCTGATCGAGTGCATAGCCCGGCGGCATGGCGGCCGAGCGGTCGAACAGCGCGATGTTGTCCAGCCCCAGAAAACCGCCCTGGAACAGGTTGCGGCCCTCGGCGTCCTTGCGGTTGACCCACCAGGAAAAATTCAACAGCAACTTGTGGAAGATCCGTTCCAGGAAGTCCAGGTCCCCGGTCCCGGTCAGCGCCTTGTCCTGCTGATACACCCGCCAGCACGCCCAGGCATGCACCGGCGGATTGGCATCGTCGAAGCGCCATTCATAGGCCGGCAACTGGCCGTTGGGGTGCATGAACCGGTCTTTGACCAGCAACAGCAATTGATGCTTGGCGAACGCCGGGTCGATCAGTGCAAACGCCACCGCCTGAAAACCCAGGTCCCACGAGGCGTACCACGGGTACTCCCAGGTGTCGGGCATCGACACGATGTCGAAATTCGACAGGTGCCGCCAGTGGCTGTTGCGCTTGTTTGCCCGCAGCGGCGGCGGTGCCGGTTGCGTCGGGTCGCCGTCGAGCCACTGATTGACGTCGTAGTAGTACAGCTGTTTGGACCACAGCAAACCGGCCAGGGCCTGGCGCTGCACATTTCGCGCATCGGCGTCAGAAATCCCCTGTTGCAGCGCCGCGTAGAATTGATCGGCCTCGCTGCGCCGCAGTTCGAACAGCGTGCGCGCACTCACCTGCGGGCTGCCGGCCGGGGCGAAGCGAAGGAACACGCTGCGGGTTTGTCCGGCTTCGAAGCTCAGGTCGAAATGCGCCGCGACCTTGGTTCCGCTGTCACGGCGAATGGCGTCGCTGACGCCATCGACCAGAAAGTCATTGATCCCGTCCTTGAATGGGCCGCTGGCCGGCACGCCATCGAGTTTGGGGAAGTTGCTCTGGTTTTCGCAGAACAGCCATTCGCAGCTGGCTTCCCCCCAGGCGCTGGCCTGTCGGTCCGCCACCCGCGGGTGCGAGGCCCACACCTGATCGACGTCCAGCATCAGGTTTGGCTTGTCTTCGTCGGCCGCCCAGCTCCAGGTGTTGCGCGCCCATAGTTGCGGCAGCACATGCAGACGCGCCGGTTGATCGGCACGGTTGTGCACGGTGATGCGCATGAAGATGTCGTCTGCCGTGTGCTTGGCGTATTCCACGGTCACGTCGAAGTAACGGTTGTCGTCGAACACCCCGGTATCGAGGATTTCGTACTCGGTATCGGCCAGGCCGCGACGGGCGTTTTCGGCGAGCAAGTCAGCGTAGGGAAAGGGGGCCTGCGGGTATTTGTAGAGCATGCGCATGTAGGCGTGACTCGGCACGCCATCGGTGAAGAAATACAGCTCCTTGACGTCTTCGCCGTGATTGCCTTCGCCGTTGTTCAGGCCGAACAGGCGCTCCTTGAGAATCGGGTCGTGGCCGTTCCACAAGCCCAGTCCCAGGCACCAGTGCTGGGCCTTGTCGGAGAAACCCGCCAGCCCGTCCTCGCCCCAGCGGTAGGCGCGGCTGCGGGCGTCGTCATGGGGAAAATAGCGCCAGGCGTCGCCATCGCTGCTGTAGTCCTCGCGCACTGTGCCCCACTGGCGCTCGCTCAGGTACGGGCCCCACTCACGCCAGCCTTGGGCCTCGCTGCCGGCCAGGCGCTGGCCTTCTGAGGTCTGGAGGATGTTCGCGACGGGTTTTGCAGTCATGGGGCGATCCGTTGAGGCGAGAGACGGTTGCAGTGTAGTGCGCACGTCCGGGCAGGAATGTGAAAACTGTGACACCTGTTGACCCGCACAATTCCGGCTGACTTTGTAGGAGTGGGCGGGGGCGGGTTTCAGGGCCGCAGGCCGGGATTTGGCATTTGCGTCCTCAAGGTTGCCCCGGCCTGTGCTGGCGGATCGGCTAATCTGCTGGAATAACAAAACCACTCAGGTAATCCCCGTGAGGCAGACCACAGCAGCTTTCCGCGCGCGTTATCGGGCCGATATCCATCAGCGCTACAACCCGTGGCTGCACGGCAGTTTTGTGCTGCTGTTCGGCCTGCTGGCCATTGGCGGGTTCTGGCAGACCGTGCACCAGGTGCAACCGCTGGAATGGCTGGCGGTGCCGGTGAGCCTGTTGCTGTTCAATCTGGGTGTGTACGTGGTGCACCGGCATCTGGGCCATCACAAAAAAAGTTACGCGCGAATGTTCTACGCCCGGCATGCCGGCGACCATCACAGCTTCTTCGCCCCCGGCTACATGACCTACGACAGCGCCCGGGATTTTCGAGTGATCCTGTTTCCGGCGTGGCTGATCGTCCTGCATACGCTGGTGATCACCCTGCCCCTCTGGTGGCTGGTTGCCCGCGTCAATGTCAACGTCGCCGGCTTGTTCGGCGGCTGCATGGTCCTGGGTTATCTGATGTACGAGGTGTTTCACGCCTGCGAGCATCTGCCGCCCGGCAACCCGGTGTCGCGGCTGCCGTGGATTCGCCACATGCGTCGCCTGCACGAACTGCATCACCGCCGCGAACTGATGCAGGAGCGCAACTTCAATATCGTGTTTCCGCTGATGGACTACCTGTTCGGCACCCTGTACTGGGAGCCGGAAACGCCGCCCCTCACTCTGACGAGAATGCCCATGACCCGTCTGCAGCATCAGATCGACATCGCCGGTAATCCGATCGCCGTGCTCGCCTACGCCAGCACGGTGACCTGCTGGCCGCAGTGGCACCCTTCATCACTCAAGGTCGATGGCCAGGGTGGGCCGCTGCATGCCGGCTCACGGTTCGAAGAAGACATTCGCGCCGGGGGGCGCGCCGGGCACCTGAGCTGGGAGGTCGAGGAGTACTTGCCGGGGCGCCGCTGGATCGCCCGGGCGCGGGGCGATCACGGACTGTCGCTGGTGGTCACCTACGAGTGCGAAGCGTGCGACAGCGGCACGCGGTTTGTCCGCACGCTGGACTATCAGTTCGCCAGCCTGGGAATGCGCATTGCCAATCAGCTGCTGCTCAAGCGACGAATCGATCAGGAGTCGGCCGATTCGCTGCGGGCGTTGCGGGAGATGGCGCAAAAACATCTGATGACGATGACTTGGGGACAGTCCGATACCGATTATCCAGCATGAAGTTGCGGTAACTATGTACCACCTGCGGCCAGGGCAATACGCCTCAAATGGACATCCCGGCAAGGATCAGTTCCTTGCCCCATCTGAGTCCATAAACCATGACCGATACATTTTCAGCACTCCCCCTGGTGGGGACTGCGCACCGCCTTGAGTCTCTGCCGCTCCTGCATCTGCGAGACCAGAACCTGGCCCTCGATGCCGCGAGCCGGTCCTTCAACAGTCGTCAGCAGTTGCACGCACTGATGGCCAATACGCCCACCGTCAGCGAAACAATCTATCTGTTGCTCAAGCAGGAACTGCAGGTGGACGCCAACTCGGCCGGCCTGAATTTCCCGCCCGCCAATGGCCGACCCGCGACGTTCGTCAGCCTGGCGAACGCCTTTGCCTACGTATTGCAATACCCGCACATAGACGCCTCACTCGATCAACAGTGCGTGTCGGTCGGTCTCGACAGCAAGCACCCGCGGTTCAACAGTGGCGCCGTGGAGTGGCTGCAGACGTTCAAGACACTGGACTTCGATGAGTTTCTCAAGGAGCGCTGGAGCACCTACTGGAACAGCCGTGCGCCCCGCTCCCCGTTATCGTGCCGTGCCCAGGTCGCCCAAGCGTACAGTGAACATGTCGACGCCTGCGCCGACCAGGCATTCGCACTGGGGCAGATGGATGCCGCGCAGTTGGCCCTGATGCGCAGGGTTGTCGATCCGGCGCAGGAGCCAGTAAACGACGTCCCGCCCCTCGTCACCGAGCAACTGGCCTTGAAGCGCTCTGACGACAGCCGCATCAAATTGCCCGGGAGCTGGGTCCTGACCGTCGCCACCGCGCGCAACGAAGAACAACTGCTGTACCTGGCGTCCCGCAAACCGGCCCTGCACCGGTTCAGACTGCGCTCGGAAATGGAGCAATGGCTAATTGACCCGCAACAGCAATTGATCCCCGACAACCCGCTGGTCAATGGCACCCGCGTCGAATACACGCTGGACTCACAACCGCTGAAAAACGGCATCGAACAACTGTTGCTCCATGCCTATGAGATTCAGAGAGAAAGCCTGCGCAACGGCCATTTCAACGGTCATGGCAAGAGCCTGGTCGAGTATGGTCCCCACGCGATGGACAATGCCGACCTGTTCGACCGTCAGCGCCGCACCACACCGCTGTTCGCCCTGCCGTCGACCTTACAGGTGGACGAGGAGGACATCACACCTGAACCCTTCGGCAATCTGACGCCCGATATCGACCTCAACAGCCGTCTGGCATCGGTCAGGCAACAACAGAACGCACTGGAGGCCGTGCTTGGGGACGCGGTTCAGGGAGCCCCGGACACTGCTCGGCTCGCCGCCCTCCAGGCCTCATTCGACGCGCTGGATAAAGCCGAGCAGGAGGCCTATGCCGCCGCAACCGGCCTGCTGGAAAAGACCGATCCCTCGCAGTGGCTTGATCTGCGCCGCCAGCCAAACCCGTATTACACCGCCCTGCAACTCGCCCGACTGACCGGGCTGCGCGCCGAAGCGGCCCTGCAACGGGCGCTGGGACAGATCGATCAGACCGAACACGACTGGGTGGTTGCCGTCCTCGATACAGCGCATTGGGCCAGCCGCACCCTTGATGTCAGCGTCGCCACCCTGTACCTGCCCAACCCCGAACCGGACAATGCCAGCGACCTGCCGCAAACGGGAGAGTTGTCCGGTGCTTTGCTGATCGCCCCCGCGGCCGTGCTGCGCGATCGTCTTGCCCCGCAAAGCGTGCTGCTGTACTGGCCCGGCAAGGGCGGTGGTTTGCAGCGGTTTGCTTCACGCCAGGTGCTGGAGCAATCACTGCTGAAGATCCAGCCTGACGAAGCGCATCAGACCGTCGAATTCAAGGAGCTGCTCAACACACCGTTTATTTACAGCCTCGATAGCCAACTGTATGGCGCCGAGCAAGCCGCGACTCGCCTGATAAAACGCTACCCTGCCCGAACCGCTGGCGGGCTGCGCGTCAGCGAGCTGGAAAAACTGCGCGAATACACCCTGCACACGCTGCTGGTGCCGGTCCATGCGGCCCGATCCATGGCCTTTGCCATGATCCTGGAACAAATCAACAGCAGTCGCCTGGCCGGGGCGCCACCCGAGTGGCTCAACGACGTGACGCAAGAGCAGCGCGTGGACATCAAGGCGCTGATCGAGGCGTACATCGTCGCCATGCGCCGTTCCCATCAAGTGTTCGAACGCCATGTACCCACCTACGAGGACTTCAGCAGACCTCGCCTCCATGACCGGCTACGCAGCGATTTCAACCTGCACGGACGCTTCAACGTTCAGTTGAACCTGCCCGACTCGGTCACCACTGAACGGGTCCTGATCAGCGAGCATGCAGGCCCGGGCACGCCCTTCAAGCTTGAGAAAAAGCCGGGCAAACAACGCAGCACGCTCTCTCTGCTGGATGTGATGATGCGCAACGTCGATCCCGAGCTGTCTGAACGCCTTTATTTCCTTCAGGTCGAGGCCACAGCCGAGAATCGCATCGAACTGGCCACCTTGCGCAGCAGAATCACAGCGTCCTACGTGATCAAGCTGGCCGCCAGCCTGGACCTGCCACAGCACTATGAAAACCTGATCCGTCATGCATTCATGGGGAACAGCGACGAGCCGGTTTTCGAGACGCAATACCGCCAGGAAGCCCTGAGCGAACCAGTGCGCCTGCTGCTCCGATTGCAAGGCCGGTTCGCCCGTCTGCAACGCGCCACCAACGCAACCATCGGTATTAGCGACGCAGGCCTGGCCATTCTTGATACGGCCATCGACGCCGACACCGCGCAGGACTGGCAAGCCAACGGCAAACGCATCCGCCTGGTGCCTGCGTCCCTCAGCGCAGGAGGAAGAGATACCGGCAATTTTTCAACCGGCCTGAGCGGCGTCACCTTCATCGAAGAACAGGTTGGGGGATTGACGCTGCTCTATCTGCCGGACAGCCCCGACAACGTTCCCCTGCGCGAATACGCAAGCCTTGAGCTGGCCCGCCTGGCGCTCTTCAACCTGACGCTGAAGCCGGACATGCAGCGCTACCTGGCTGGACGCGCCCTGCTCGGCGACTTCCATGCCCATGTGGCGCGGATCACTCAAGCCCACCTGAAAAACTTCGACGCCATGATCGCCACGGGCCTGGCCTGGCCGTCCCACACGTCACTGACCCGCCATCTGCTGCACGCTCGCATGGGCCGCATGATCGAAGCCCTGCGTGCCACCTCGCACTCCAACGCCAGCCTTGACATGGAACGCCGGACGTTGGAGTACGGCATGGTGTTCCAGTACCTGAGAATCGCCTTGAGCCTGGTCCCGTTTGCAGGAAGTGCCATCGCCCTCTACGACGCCTGGACCAGCATCAACCTGGCCACCTCTGCCTTCCTGCGCGGCGATGCGGTCAAAGGGCTGGAACAAGTGGAAGCCACCCTCTTGTCATTCATCGACGCGGCCATGGACATCCTGCCCGGGTCTGTAAACGCGCCGGCAGCCGCTCGCCTGCTGACCCGCCAGCGCCAGTTCAGAACGCTGTCCAAAGGTATTCGCAGCGCCCGGGTCCCGGCCAGTCGGGCGGCACGGGCAGGCGTGGAGCGTTTCAAGGGCTACGAGTACGAGCAGGCAATATCCCTGACGGGCCTGCAACCCGAAACACACGGTCTCTACCGCCATGTCTATCGCCACCCATTGGGTGACTTCGTTGTCAGCCAGGGCCGTATCTATCAGATCGAACTGAGCGGCGCCCCCCAGACCTGGCGGCTGAGCGGGACGCGAACGCGCACCTATAAACAGCCCATTACCCTGGATGAAGCCGGAGAATGGAATACCCATGGCGCGGTGTTTGGCGTACTGGTTGACGGCGGTCTGGCGGGGGGCGGTAGCGCCCTGCGACATATGGCGGATGTGCTGGACCCGATCTGGCCGCTGGCCATTCGTGAGCGCTTGCCGAACTGGTGGACCAACACCGCCGCCAGGCGCATGGAAGCC from the Pseudomonas sp. N3-W genome contains:
- a CDS encoding dermonecrotic toxin domain-containing protein, whose product is MTDTFSALPLVGTAHRLESLPLLHLRDQNLALDAASRSFNSRQQLHALMANTPTVSETIYLLLKQELQVDANSAGLNFPPANGRPATFVSLANAFAYVLQYPHIDASLDQQCVSVGLDSKHPRFNSGAVEWLQTFKTLDFDEFLKERWSTYWNSRAPRSPLSCRAQVAQAYSEHVDACADQAFALGQMDAAQLALMRRVVDPAQEPVNDVPPLVTEQLALKRSDDSRIKLPGSWVLTVATARNEEQLLYLASRKPALHRFRLRSEMEQWLIDPQQQLIPDNPLVNGTRVEYTLDSQPLKNGIEQLLLHAYEIQRESLRNGHFNGHGKSLVEYGPHAMDNADLFDRQRRTTPLFALPSTLQVDEEDITPEPFGNLTPDIDLNSRLASVRQQQNALEAVLGDAVQGAPDTARLAALQASFDALDKAEQEAYAAATGLLEKTDPSQWLDLRRQPNPYYTALQLARLTGLRAEAALQRALGQIDQTEHDWVVAVLDTAHWASRTLDVSVATLYLPNPEPDNASDLPQTGELSGALLIAPAAVLRDRLAPQSVLLYWPGKGGGLQRFASRQVLEQSLLKIQPDEAHQTVEFKELLNTPFIYSLDSQLYGAEQAATRLIKRYPARTAGGLRVSELEKLREYTLHTLLVPVHAARSMAFAMILEQINSSRLAGAPPEWLNDVTQEQRVDIKALIEAYIVAMRRSHQVFERHVPTYEDFSRPRLHDRLRSDFNLHGRFNVQLNLPDSVTTERVLISEHAGPGTPFKLEKKPGKQRSTLSLLDVMMRNVDPELSERLYFLQVEATAENRIELATLRSRITASYVIKLAASLDLPQHYENLIRHAFMGNSDEPVFETQYRQEALSEPVRLLLRLQGRFARLQRATNATIGISDAGLAILDTAIDADTAQDWQANGKRIRLVPASLSAGGRDTGNFSTGLSGVTFIEEQVGGLTLLYLPDSPDNVPLREYASLELARLALFNLTLKPDMQRYLAGRALLGDFHAHVARITQAHLKNFDAMIATGLAWPSHTSLTRHLLHARMGRMIEALRATSHSNASLDMERRTLEYGMVFQYLRIALSLVPFAGSAIALYDAWTSINLATSAFLRGDAVKGLEQVEATLLSFIDAAMDILPGSVNAPAAARLLTRQRQFRTLSKGIRSARVPASRAARAGVERFKGYEYEQAISLTGLQPETHGLYRHVYRHPLGDFVVSQGRIYQIELSGAPQTWRLSGTRTRTYKQPITLDEAGEWNTHGAVFGVLVDGGLAGGGSALRHMADVLDPIWPLAIRERLPNWWTNTAARRMEALQSSLRSQYSQYTPQHQALGEMMTRYNAADATAQAALEPAIEAAIARCSDMAERLFRNLQQQVPLSHGNRGRDTLRAQSDFAVDLAQNHERGVLFSARRIDRTNDLLESLASEVEALPEGAAGQRIQLRKRIRVLEEQNLREILQLDTRVQQMNTWSRRVTIDAQRKKLAHNREVINRNFSEANLNYMRTSELLGLVMRYAEPPDSSWLYLRTPFLEAELRVRVALTMHKNLLEVSAGKIQRNRILNDCIEVYDNFRRDMNYWTASYARHFDDNHMALLMDELEKLANRARNALQRSAPEVAPGTTGKRVFESEDNRLLIGTEHWDQTTNTRYYTLSTARGSVETWVQGDNGKFRRVGNSVLAPAPKPAPGNLGALQADAQNRLEALGSYVEKINDYAKRGMAPVDLQYMMTSEAAALNLRAQNIEALDANATVLVELRRQANLLTAKGRTLRIQQSMASKTPTEGYLDYLRQEGVVQIRKEGVLREMDRRVDGRRDFLQEFVVQDLRTAPPTVLWYAHFHFDTAQPKQFDLFVKAHLKLPEQRNLGLQWQQRQAATAGTVDAIWRGDIGKPLARLHFQPVF